A stretch of the Medicago truncatula cultivar Jemalong A17 chromosome 5, MtrunA17r5.0-ANR, whole genome shotgun sequence genome encodes the following:
- the LOC11435343 gene encoding receptor-like protein kinase FERONIA: MKKTHIIVSSRFATMFTHLLILFFFFFIHLTFCDDSTNILLNCGSYGLSTYNGVSWIGDIGTPFFPQPYDTISSTTLLNSSTHKVAPKIPYSTARIVHHSSLTYSFPFSSNGLKFIRLYFLSTSYLPIEYSNSNSYFSVKSGPYTLVNNFNPLLASQEIESPYITKDFFVNIKEKKLNITFTPSPQIHKAFAFINGIEIFSVPNNLFSHASNYKVHVPYLGRKEPFIISHEYAFEKFYMVNMGHNYIENKNAFGSWLDDINYISGSQDGTVLVMKDARVNMNRSFLDSNDYNYSAPEELYWSARTMSSSNGDSNIRYNLTWSFRVDSGFKYLVRLHFCEISMSVTDINQRVFDVYINNQTAEEKLDLVALAGEPFTPLYRDYVVMVPIETMLISLHPNLESKPKYADAILNGVEIIKLSDSNYNLAASFQLKNEKLHNKKKFPIFFVVVASTLGSTLGLFITFFILRRKGWTRINWGTLNSTEKGEEKIQVKVISGNCYQFTLAEIISATNNFNDDLVIGEGGFGKVYKGIIMLDEETSVAIKRAKPSSRQGLKEFQNEINFHSFYHMNLVSLLGYCQESIELILVYEYMDQGPLCDHLYKKQKQPLPWNKRLEICVGAARGIHYLHTGRKNPVIHRDIKSSNILLDQNLVPKIADFGLSRMVNSIYHTHVSTQVKGTFGYLDPEYYKRRKVSEKSDVYSFGVVLFEVLSGRPAVNSMAVEEENEKVGLVEWAMSCYQSGTIDKLVDSCLEGKIGQECLMAFVEIGVKCLANKSSERPTMGEVVSNLEKILSLQKSLEGQDVNTDHIDK, translated from the coding sequence atgaAGAAAACTCACATAATAGTGTCATCTAGATTTGCAACTATGTTTACACACCTCTTAATattgttcttctttttcttcatccaTTTAACATTTTGTGATGATTCTACAAACATCCTCCTTAATTGTGGTTCATATGGATTATCAACCTACAATGGTGTAAGTTGGATAGGAGACATTGGAACACCTTTCTTTCCTCAACCATATGAcacaatttcatcaacaacactCTTAAACTCAAGCACACACAAAGTAGCACCAAAAATCCCATATTCAACTGCAAGAATAGTTCATCATTCTTCATTGACCTACTCATTCCCTTTCTCTTCCAATGGCCTTAAATTCATTCGTTTATACTTTCTCTCAACTTCATATTTACCAATAGAGTATTCAAATTCCAACTCCTATTTTTCGGTTAAATCCGGTCCTTACACTCTTGTTAACAATTTCAATCCATTACTTGCTTCACAAGAAATCGAATCACCTTATATCACTAAGGATTTCTTTGTTAACATCAAAGAAAAGAAACTCAACATTACTTTCACTCCATCTCCTCAAATTCATAAAGCTTTTGCTTTTATAAATGGAATTGAAATATTCTCAGTACCTAACAATTTATTCTCTCATgcttcaaattacaaggttcATGTTCCTTATCTTGGACGAAAAGAGCCGTTTATTATCAGCCATGAATATGCTTTTGAGAAGTTTTACATGGTCAACATGGGTCATAATTACATAGAGAATAAAAATGCATTTGGGTCATGGTTAGATGATATCAACTACATATCTGGTTCACAAGATGGAACTGTTCTTGTCATGAAGGATGCTAGAGTTAATATGAATCGAAGTTTTCTCGATTCGAATGACTATAACTATTCAGCACCTGAAGAATTATATTGGTCAGCAAGAACAATGAGTAGTAGCAATGGTGATTCCAATATAAGGTACAATTTAACATGGTCATTTCGTGTTGATTCTGGATTCAAGTATCTTGTTAGGCTTCATTTCTGTGAGATATCGATGTCGGTAACAGATATTAATCAGAGGGTTTTTGATGTTTATATAAACAACCAAACAGCAGAGGAGAAATTGGATTTAGTTGCTTTGGCTGGTGAACCTTTTACTCCTTTGTATAGAGACTATGTTGTAATGGTTCCTATAGAGACCATGTTGATATCACTTCATCCGAATTTGGAGTCGAAACCAAAGTATGCTGATGCTATATTGAATGGTGTTGAGATTATCAAGTTAAGTGATAGCAATTATAATCTTGCTGCAAGTTTCCAATTGAAGAATGAAAAACTACACAATAAGAagaaatttccaattttttttgttgttgtagctAGTACTTTAGGTTCCACTTTGGGACTTTTCATAACATTTTTCATTCTTAGAAGAAAAGGGTGGACAAGAATAAATTGGGGAACTTTGAATTCTACCGAAAAAGGTGAAGAAAAGATTCAAGTAAAGGTGATATCAGGTAATTGTTATCAATTCACTTTAGCAGAGATTATATCGGCAACAAACAACTTCAATGATGATCTAGTCATTGGTGAAGGTGGTTTTGGAAAGGTATACAAAGGAATCATCATGCTTGATGAAGAGACTAGTGTGGCGATAAAGCGTGCTAAACCGAGTTCACGGCAAGGACTTAAGGAATTTCAAAATGAgatcaattttcattcattttatcaCATGAATTTAGTGTCATTGTTGGGCTATTGCCAAGAGAGCATTGAACTTATACTTGTGTATGAATACATGGATCAAGGTCCACTTTGTGATCATTTATACAAGAAACAGAAGCAACCACTTCCATGGAATAAAAGACTAGAGATTTGTGTTGGTGCAGCTAGAGGAATCCATTACCTTCATACAGGTAGAAAGAATCCGGTGATTCACCGCGATATAAAGTCGTCGAACATATTATTGGATCAgaatttggtaccaaagattgCAGATTTTGGGTTGTCTAGAATGGTTAATTCTATTTACCACACTCATGTTAGCACTCAGGTTAAAGGTACATTTGGATATTTAGACCCTGAGTACTATAAGAGAAGAAAAGTAAGTGAAAAAAGTGATGTTTATTCATTTGGGGTGGTTTTGTTTGAAGTATTGAGTGGAAGACCAGCTGTGAATTCTATGGCAGTGGAAGAGGAAAATGAGAAAGTTGGTTTGGTAGAATGGGCCATGAGTTGTTACCAAAGTGGAACTATTGATAAATTGGTTGATTCTTGTTTAGAAGGAAAAATAGGTCAAGAATGCTTAATGGCCTTTGTGGAAATTGGTGTTAAGTGCTTGGCTAACAAGAGTTCAGAAAGGCCAACTATGGGAGAGGTGGTAAGTAATTTGGAGAAAATTCTTTCCTTGCAAAAGAGTTTGGAGGGACAAGATGTCAATACAGATCATATTGATAAGTAA
- the LOC11427264 gene encoding protein PFC0760c, protein MLGKGVSREHFRPRTCSSGKNASKTGQAKGDLENIVFIDLDSDHFDDVEIIGSSGPSKDRTSTPQSVISIDDDDDDDSDDDDDDDDDESGDVDQSGIDVDGVGELDSDASSNKRFSMPSSSARKSIYVDVDDCDVYENGSVSKRQKSNKASASNVWKKVFSPNAKERNRYGLYGSESDSSDSDCSDCEVIKREQWEEDTAMKKGRVFNEHVSSSGLHTNNYNNREVENRSEKHGKGPLYGPSCSKENQSSFTGKDDIRNGERTTKKKVNPCPKSKNCNFCNDGIGSSKSRNELGDDESTFKDDIQHGEKVSACPNSENSNFCNGVAGSSSLKKGVGDKESKFMSSNQGAHDMQVDDDESPLNAHDRQVDNEESPLRSKDDNISEENSNGASFDERHINGHELALNTQDADLTASNEKNIINQKEKHKQTDLYKKAMEEELASRQRQLQIQAEEAQKMRKRKKAENSRLLDIERRSKERLEEVRETLKKDKELMNTKDELRVEIKKKLNHLENRCIDMTSLLRGLGVNVGASLRQPTQKEVHTAYKHAMLKFHPDRASKTDIREQVEAEETCKLISRMKEKFCSTSWR, encoded by the exons ATGCTTGGAAAAGGTGTTTCGAGAGAACATTTTCGGCCCCGAACATGTTCTTCGGGGAAGAATGCATCCAAAACCGGTCAGGCGAAAGGGGATTTAGAGAATATTGTTTTCATTGACTTAGATAGTGATCACTTTGACGATGTAGAAATCATAGGGTCCAGTGGGCCAAGTAAAGATAGAACATCGACACCTCAGAGTGTTATCAGCattgacgatgatgatgatgatgacagtgatgatgatgatgatgacgacgaTGATGAAAGTGGTGATGTGGATCAGTCTGGAATTGATGTTGATGGTGTTGGAGAGTTGGATAGCGATGCCTCTTCAAACAAAAGGTTTTCTATGCCCTCAAGTTCCGCGCGGAAATCTATATACGTAGAtgttgatgactgtgatgtCTATGAAAATGGTTCTGTTTCGAAGAGGCAAAAAAGTAATAAAGCTTCTGCTTCTAACGTGTGGAAGAAAGTATTCTCTCCAAACGCTAAAGAAAGAAATCGTTATGGTTTATATGGGTCTGAAAGTGACTCATCTGATAGTGATTGTTCTGATTGTGAGGTCATAAAACGTGAACAGTGGGAAGAGGATACCGCAATGAAAAAGGGCCGTGTGTTTAATGAGCATGTCAGTTCTTCTGGTTTACATACAAATAATTACAATAACAGAGAAGTGGAAAATAGGTCTGAAAAGCATGGGAAAGGTCCTTTATATGGTCCTAGTTGTAGTAAGGAGAATCAATCTTCCTTCACTGGTAAGGATGATATTCGGAATGGAGAAAGGACAACTAAGAAAAAGGTTAATCCCTGCCCCAAGTCAAAAAACTGTAATTTCTGTAACGATGGTATTGGTTCTTCAAAGTCCAGGAATGAACTGGGTGATGACGAGTCTACATTTAAGGATGATATTCAGCATGGAGAAAAAGTTTCTGCCTGCCCCAACTCTGAAAACTCTAATTTCTGTAACGGTGTTGCTGGTTCTTCAAGTTTGAAGAAAGGAGTAGGTGATAAAGAGTCTAAATTTATGAGCTCCAACCAAGGTGCACATGACATGCAAGTTGACGATGATGAATCTCCATTGAATGCACATGACAGACAAGTTGACAACGAAGAATCTCCGTTGAGGAGTAAAGATGACAATATTTCTGAAGAGAATTCTAATGGTGCCTCTTTTGATGAAAGGCATATTAATGGTCATGAGCTTGCTTTAAATACTCAAGATGCTGATCTTACCGCTtcaaatgagaaaaatataattaatcaaaaagAAAAGCATAAGCAAACTGATTTATACAAAAAAGCAATGGAAGAGGAATTGGCATCCAGACAGAGACAATTGCAAATTCAG GCAGAGGAAGCACAAAAAATGCGCAAAAGAAAAAAGGCTGAGAATAGCCGATTGCTGGACATTGAAAGAAGGTCAAAAGAACGCCTTGAAGAAGTGAGAGAGACACTAAAGAAG GACAAAGAATTAATGAACACGAAAGATGAACTGCGGGTcgaaataaagaagaagctcAATCATTTGGAGAATCGATGCATAGATATGACCTCACTGCTTCGTGGCTTAGGAGTAAATGTGGGGGCAAGTCTCAGACAACCTACGCAAAAGGAG GTGCATACTGCCTATAAACATGCTATGCTTAAGTTCCATCCAGATCGTGCATCAAAAACTGACATTCGCGAGCAGGTTGAGGCTGAGGAGACGTGCAAGCTCATCTCACGCATGAAGGAGAAGTTTTGTTCAACTTCATGGCGCTAG